One genomic window of Gossypium hirsutum isolate 1008001.06 chromosome D11, Gossypium_hirsutum_v2.1, whole genome shotgun sequence includes the following:
- the LOC107930897 gene encoding receptor-like protein EIX2, whose protein sequence is MLNLRNNSMFGALPSTSQNSSLIMLDFSENHFNGSVPEWIRDKHSRLKVLSLRSNNFDGHIPHKICDLQYLQNLDLAHDNISGTIPKCFSNLTAMANRSNQSNYIYEWVSTRTTLFYLSALLVLKGQEDEYSATLGLVTSMDLSTNSLTGEIPNEIGSLIELRSLNLSTNLLAGNIPNEIGNMELMESLDLSVNRLNGEIPPSISNLNFLNHFNVSYNNLTGQIPISTQLQSFENFSYMGNHLCGPPLTKSCNTKGIPTDVANNGSSSEGSKVNWLYVA, encoded by the coding sequence ATGCTAAACCTTCGGAATAATAGCATGTTTGGAGCATTGCCATCCACATCGCAAAATTCCAGTTTGATTATGCTTGATTTTAGTGAAAATCATTTCAATGGAAGTGTACCAGAATGGATTAGAGACAAGCACTCAAGACTTAAGGTTCTAAGCCTTCGATCAAATAATTTTGATGGCCATATTCCTCATAAAATTTGTGATCTTCAATATCTTCAGAATTTGGACCTTGCCCATGACAACATTTCAGGCACTATTCCAAAATGTTTTAGTAATTTGACTGCAATGGCCAACAGAAGCAACCAAAGTAACTATATTTATGAGTGGGTAAGTACCAGAACTACTCTCTTTTATTTGAGTGCATTATTAGTGCTGAAAGGACAAGAGGATGAATACAGTGCCACACTAGGGCTTGTTACCAGTATGGACCTTTCAACTAATAGTCTCACGGGAGAGATTCCAAATGAAATTGGAAGTCTCATTGAGCTACGGTCATTAAATCTATCAACGAATCTCCTAGCAGGAAATATACCAAACGAAATTGGCAACATGGAGCTGATGGAATCTCTTGATTTGTCCGTGAATCGATTGAATGGTGAAATCCCTCCAAGCATCTCCAATTTGAATTTCTTGAATCACTTCAATGTGTCTTACAACAACTTGACAGGACAAATTCCAATAAGCACTCAGCTTCAAAGCTTTGAAAACTTTTCTTACATGGGCAATCATCTTTGCGGACCTCCTCTCACTAAAAGTTGCAACACAAAAGGTATTCCAACTGATGTTGCAAATAATGGAAGTAGCAGTGAAGGAAGTAAAGTGAATTGGCTTTATGTAGCATAG
- the LOC121223267 gene encoding receptor-like protein EIX2 — protein sequence MKSVTITLFPFLFVILAICFSFCDANSNVLCFESERKALLKFKNDLVDPSNRLSSWVEGGGCCKWLGVVCHNSTGHINQLHLAAPLSVPHFDAPVAEWEAYHRSKNNSLLGGKINPSLLELKHLSSLDLSNNNFSGIQIPKFFGLLESLSYLNLSQARFQGAIPHNLGNLSKLQYLDLGGNDLKPKSLQWVSGLSSLQYLDLSHADLSKATDWLQVTFQHPSLLELHLSACSLEDDVE from the coding sequence ATGAAAAGTGTTACAATTACCTTATTCCCATTTCTTTTTGTCATTCTAGCTATCTGTTTTAGCTTTTGTGATGCCAATTCCAATGTGCTTTGCTTTGAAAGTGAGAGAAAAGCCCTTTTGAAGTTCAAGAATGATCTCGTTGACCCTTCAAACAGGTTGTCTTCTTGGGTTGAAGGTGGGGGTTGCTGTAAATGGCTCGGTGTCGTGTGCCATAACTCAACAGGCCATATCAACCAACTGCACTTGGCTGCTCCTCTTTCAGTGCCCCATTTTGATGCACCAGTTGCTGAATGGGAAGCTTACCATCGATCAAAGAACAATTCCCTGCTAGGAGGCAAAATAAATCCTTCACTGCTGGAGTTGAAGCATCTCAGTTCCCTGGACTTGAGCAATAACAATTTTAGCGGCATACAGATCCCGAAGTTTTTCGGTTTGCTGGAGAGTTTATCATATCTTAACCTCTCTCAAGCACGATTCCAGGGAGCAATTCCTCATAACCTGGGGAATCTTTCAAAGTTGCAGTATCTTGATCTTGGAGGTAATGATCTCAAACCAAAAAGCCTTCAATGGGTTTCCGGACTTTCTTCCTTGCAGTACCTTGATTTGAGTCATGCGGATCTTAGTAAAGCAACAGATTGGCTACAGGTAACATTCCAACATCCTTCATTGTTAGAGTTGCACTTGTCAGCTTGCAGTTTGGAAGATgatgttgaa
- the LOC107930899 gene encoding receptor-like protein EIX2, producing the protein MSIFGLHDLVSIDLSGNSLKGPIPDYFTNISLLEVLDLSGNSLNSSTPTSLFSLYHLQFLNLSSNEIDQDISQILLSLSRCCLDCLESLDMAHNHLFGHLIDQLGHFKNLAHLSLAGNNISGPIPLSIGELSSLKLFNVSENQLNGTFPLCFGQLKSLETLDLGCNQLEGVVSETHFSNLTRLTTLAASQNRLRFEPNSSWIPPFQCRIIRLGQWHLGPKFPRWLKFQKNLSVLDISDAGISDILPTWLLNLSTQFEYVNLSCNQLTGGISYLNVTEIVDLSSNRFTGPLPRVFPTLQILILSNNSFSGRLVELVCYSLRKGPMRILAIETNLLSGEIPDCWDHWRGLGYLNLENNKLTGKIPPSLGHLNLLVLNLRSNVMSGELPSTLQHSTRLIMLDLSDNHFSGSVPTWIGDKLSKLEILSLRSNNFDGHLPQKICQLQSLRILDLGHNNISGAIPKCFSNFSAMANKSNQHCYMFQWSSISTNFLYLSALLVLKGREDEYGATLGLVTSMCLSTNRLIGEIPKELGSLVELRSLNLSGNLLIGNIPDEIGNMKLMESLDLSRNQLNGEIPPSFSKLNFLNHFNVSYNNLIGQIPTSTQLQSFESLSYVGNHLCGPPLTKNCTSKGFSTDVANNGSNSEGSKVNWLYVSIVLGFVMGFWGVVAPLFFIRSWRHAYYRKLDNVYGKLYVFWATMGI; encoded by the coding sequence ATGTCGATATTTGGTCTTCATGATCTTGTGTCCATTGATCTTAGTGGCAATTCCTTGAAAGGCCCAATTCCAGATTATTTTACGAACATCTCACTTCTTGAAGTTCTTGATCTTAGTGGGAACTCACTCAATTCATCCACACCCACCTCTTTGTTTAGTTTGTATCATCTTCAATTCCTTAATCTTTCGAGCAATGAAATTGATCAAGACATATCACAAATCCTTCTGAGTCTGTCTAGATGTTGTTTGGATTGCTTAGAGTCATTGGATATGGCACATAACCATCTTTTTGGCCATTTAATTGATCAACTTGGGCATTTTAAAAACCTAGCTCACTTGTCGCTTGCTGGAAACAATATTTCTGGTCCCATTCCATTGTCCATAGGGGAGTTATCATCTTTGAAGTTGTTTAATGTTTCAGAAAATCAATTAAATGGTACTTTTCCTCTATGTTTTGGCCAACTGAAAAGTTTGGAAACTCTGGATTTGGGGTGTAACCAATTGGAAGGAGTTGTGTCGGAAACCCATTTTTCTAATCTCACGAGATTGACAACTCTAGCGGCATCACAGAACAGGCTGAGATTTGAACCAAACTCAAGCTGGATTCCCCCGTTTCAATGCCGAATTATCAGATTGGGGCAATGGCATCTTGGCCCGAAGTTTCCTCGATGGTTAAAATTCCAAAAGAATTTATCTGTTTTAGATATCTCGGATGCAGGAATTTCGGATATCTTGCCCACTTGGCTTTTGAACTTGTCCACTCAATTTGAATATGTAAATCTTTCCTGTAATCAACTTACTGGAGGGATTTCATATTTGAACGTGACAGAAATTGTTGACTTGAGTTCAAACCGATTCACAGGCCCATTACCAAGAGTATTCCCaactttacaaattttaattttgtcaaataattcattttcagGCCGGCTTGTTGAATTAGTTTGTTATTCATTAAGAAAGGGACCAATGAGAATTCTTGCCATTGAAACAAATCTTCTCTCCGGAGAAATCCCAGATTGCTGGGATCATTGGCGAGGTTTGGGTTACTTGAATTTGGAAAACAACAAATTGACCGGAAAAATCCCACCTTCTTTGGGACATTTAAATCTTTTAGTGCTAAACCTTCGTAGCAATGTCATGTCTGGAGAATTACCATCTACGTTGCAACATTCTACGAGGTTGATTATGCTTGATCTTAGTGACAATCATTTCAGTGGAAGTGTACCAACATGGATTGGGGACAAGCTCTCAAAACTTGAGATTCTAAGCCTTCGATCGAATAACTTTGATGGCCACCTGCCTCAAAAAATTTGTCAACTTCAATCTCTTCGGATCTTGGACCTTGGCCATAACAACATTTCAGGAGCTATTCCAAAATGTTTTAGTAATTTTAGTGCAATGGCTAACAAAAGCAACCAGCACTGCTATATGTTTCAGTGGTCGAGTATCAGTACTAATTTCCTTTATTTGAGTGCATTATTGGTGCTGAAAGGACGAGAGGACGAATACGGTGCCACACTAGGGCTTGTTACGAGCATGTGCCTTTCAACTAATAGACTAATTGGAGAGATCCCAAAAGAACTTGGAAGTCTCGTTGAGCTACGGTCATTAAATCTATCAGGGAATCTCCTAATAGGAAATATACCGGATGAAATTGGCAACATGAAGTTGATGGAATCTCTTGATTTGTCGAGGAATCAATTGAATGGTGAAATCCCTCCAAGTTTTTCCAAATTGAATTTCTTGAATCACTTCAATGTGTCTTACAACAACTTGATAGGGCAAATCCCAACAAGCACTCAGCTTCAAAGCTTTGAAAGCTTGTCTTACGTGGGCAATCATCTTTGCGGACCTCCTCTCACTAAAAATTGCACCTCAAAAGGTTTTTCAACTGATGTAGCAAATAATGGAAGTAACAGTGAAGGAAGTAAAGTGAATTGGCTTTATGTCAGCATAGTTCTTggctttgtaatgggattttggggtGTAGTGGCTCCCTTGTTTTTCATCAGGTCTTGGAGGCATGCATACTATCGAAAGCTGGACAATGTCTATGGTAAACTATATGTGTTTTGGGCTACTATGGGTATATAG